The stretch of DNA TCACGCTCGACTTCGGCGCTGTCATACTCGTTGAAGCAGGCCTCAGCTTCCTAGGCCTTGGCGCCGTCCCGCCCATAGCGGACTGGGGTAGGATAATCTATGACGGTGCACAGTACTATCCCAACGCGTGGTGGCTAGTGTTCTTCCCAGGCCTAGCCATACTATTCACCGTACTTGGCTTCAACCTGCTGGGAGACGCTCTCAGAGATATAATGGATCCGAGGACTAGGAGGAGGATAGAGTTCAAGGTTAAGGGGAGGTGAGTGGGGAGTGGCTCCTGCGGAGTGCGATCCGATAATTGAGGTTGAGAATCTAAAGGTCTACTTCTACACCTACGCCGGGATCGTTAAGGCCATAGAGGATGTATCCTTCAGGATATGCAGGGGCGAGACGTACTGTCTCGTCGGTGAGACTGGCTGCGGAAAATCGGTGACGAGCAGGGCGCTCACCAGGCTGATATACCCGCCGGGCCGGATAGTAGAGGGGAAAATCTACTACTATCCAGAGCCGGGCAGAAGGGTTGACATCATGTCGCTGGATGAGAAGGAGCTGCGGCGGATCCGCGGGGAGGAGATAGCCTATATATTCCAGGATCCTTCCGCCGCCCTGGATCCCCTCTACACTATAGGGTATCAGGTTGGAGAGACTATGCTGGCCCATGGTAGAGTGAGAAGCCTTAGAGAAGGTGTCAGGAGGGCTGTAGGAGTCTTGAAGACGGTCTTAATGCCCGACCCTGAGAAGAGAGTTAAGAGTTATCCCCACGAGCTTAGCGGCGGTATGAAGCAGAGGGGGGTTATAGGCATCTCACTCTCCAACAGGCCCAAACTACTCATTGCAGACGAGCCCACTACGGCCCTCGACGTGACGATCCAGGCCCAGATAATGGACCTCCTAACCCAGCTTAAGAGAGAGCACGGCCTAACACTCCTCCTGATCACACACAACCTAGGTTTGGTTGCAGAGTATTGTGACAGGGTGGCCGTGATGTATGCAGGAAACATTGTCGAGGAAGCTCCGGTGGACGAGCTGTTCTCGAACCCGCTACACCCGTACACCAGGGCCTTGATAAGGGCAGTACCGAACCCCTTGGCTAAGATTGAAAACCTCGAGCACATACCGGGCACTGTACCCAACCTAATAACTCCACCGCCGGGCTGCAGGTTCCACCCCCGCTGTCCCCTGGCTTTCGATAGGTGTAGCAGGGAGAAGCCCCTACTCAAGGAATACTCCCCCGGTCATAAGGCCGCGTGCTGGGCGCTTGAGAAGTCTTGAGGGGGGTGGTGGTGTTGGCTGTTAGGGGGGAGCATCTAGAGGTTGAGGAGGCTAGGAGGCTTCTGCAGAGGATATTTCTGGGGAGAGAGCTTCTCGTCGAAACCGTCGGCTTGAAGAAATACTTCCCGGTGAAGAGCCTGTTCTTTACCCGTGCTTATGTGAAGGCCGTTGATAATGTCACTATAGGCATACCCCGCGGTAAGACTCTCGGACTTGTTGGGGAGAGTGGCAGCGGCAAAACGACTTTCGGCCGAGTTATACTGAGGCTTGAGGAGCCCACTGGGGGCAGGATATTTTTCGACGGCATTGACGTTATGAAGTTGAGGGGGAGAGGTCTTAAGGAGTTTAGAAGGAGAGCCCAGATCATATTCCAAGATCCCTATGGAAGCCTTAACCCCCGGAAGACCATATTCAATCTTATAGCAGAGCCTATCAAGGTTCATGGTATTAAGGTGGGTGATCTCCAGGAGTACATTGTCAGCCTGCTCTACCAGGTAGGCCTTAACGAAACCCACCTCTACAGATACCCCCACGAGTTCAGCGGCGGCCAGAGGCAGAGGATAGCGATAGCAAGGGTGCTAGCTCTTAAGCCAGAGTTCATAGTGCTGGACGAGCCTACCAGCGCTCTCGACGTTAGTGTGCAGGCGCAGATACTAAACTTGCTTAAGGACCTGCAGAGGAAGTATAGTCTCACCTACCTGTTCATAAGCCACGATCTAGGCGTTGTCAGGTACATGAGCGATTACATAGCAGTGATGTACTTGGGGAAGATTGTTGAGTTTGGAGAGGCGGAAGAGGTCTTCGAGAAGCCGCTCCACCCCTATACGAAGGTCCTTCTAGAATCCATTCCTGTCCCTGACCCTGAGGTGGCGAAGAGGAGGTCGCGCATAAGGATAAAGGGTGAACCACCCAGCCCTATAAATCCGCCCTCGGGATGTAGGTTCAGGACACGCTGCCCCATAGCCGTTGACAAGTGCCTTGAAGAGCCTCCTCTGGAGGAGGTTGAGCGGGGCCACTGGGTGGCCTGCTGGAGGCCTGGAGAACTCTAAAAGAAGGGTAACTCCTGGGCAGTTTATTAATCAGCCTCTATTACAGCCCCAACGCTCCTCAGGTCCTCAACGAAGCCCGGGTAATAGTCTCTATAGCGGGAAGCCCCTGTTACTCTCACACCCTTGCGTGAGGCAAGTCCCGCCACCGCGAATGCCATTGTCATTCTCGGGTCCCCGTAGCCCTTCGCCGTGCCACCCTCAACATAGCCTTCACCATACACCTCGAGGCAGTCGCCTCCGCAGCGTGGCTTAGCCTTTACTTTGAGCCGCCTAAGGTTGGACATGAGCGGCTTCAGGTTTCCGCCCTCCTTGAGCCGCAAGTGGGATATGCCTTTTATAACACTCCTACCCTTGGCATAGGCGGCGAGCACCGCAAGAACAGGTGCTAGGCTCGGCGTCTCAGACACGTCAGCTTCGAACCCCTCAAGACTCCCTGTTCCTACCACTTCCACACTACTCTCTCCCGCCTTGAGCTTGGCACCCGCCTGAGCGAGTATGTTTAGGAAAACCTTCTCGCCCTGAGGATCCTCGGGGTCTAGCCTCCGGACCGTGATCCTACCTGCTATGGCCCCGGCCAAGAGTAGGGGTGCCGCGTTTACATAATCCCCCGGGACGGCGTAAGCGCCTGGACCGTAGGGTTTATCAGGATAGTAGATTCCACCATCAAAGCTTATTTTGGCACCGAACCCCCGTAGCACATGAAGCGCAACGGCAACATGGTGCCACGAATGAGTCCCAGCCCTCTTTATGGCGAATCCTAGGAGGGGCGAGGCCAGGAGAAGTGCAGCTAGGGATTCGCCATCGCTAGCTCCCACGGTCTCACCCTCGCAGCAGCCTCTGGCAAGCGGACCCTTCACGGCTACTGGCGGTCTACCGTTGGTGGTTACCACTTCAGCCCCAATCTTTTTTAATGCACCTGCTAGTTCGCTCACTGGTGTGGAATTAGTGTGAGAGTCGCCATAGACGAGGGAGATACCGGGTGCGAGGGCCGCAGTTACTATCGAATGTCTAAGGACGGTTGAGGACCTCCTACAGTTTACCACCCTAGGCCACCAAGGCCTAGGCGGCGAATCTACAATCAGATCCCGCTCCCCCTTCTGCACTAAACCTCCAAACCTTCTGACAGCGTATATTGCTGTATCAACATCCCTCGAGTAGAGGGGTTCGGAAATTTTCGAGCGCCCTCCCGCCAAGAGGGATGCAAACAGCGCGGCTATAGTATGGCCTTTCGACGAGGGAGCAATAATCTCGCCTCCAATCTGGCTCGGCTTCACTACTAGATTCAATACAGCTACACCACCCTCATCCATCGCCCGCTATATACCCAACTCACGCCAGGGACAAACCCCTGGACCCATGGCTAGTTTTAATTCAACATCACACTGCTTATAGGGTTTTCCCCCTTCCTGAGCAAGGCAGGTGTTACAGTTTATTATCAAGCATGGAGGACGCCGCGTTCCTCGCCTGAGGTGTTGGGAGGGCATATAATAAGACTTCTAGAGGGAACTCTACCATGCTGGGTGTGGCGCTGTTGTCAGTGGAGAAGCTGGCTAAAGCTCTGGACGTCATAGACTCTACAGCCAGGAGGCTCGATGAGAAGTCTATTGAACTTGCGGGTGATATAGCGTCTACCGCCGACAGCGAGGCTAAGAGGCTCGAGAAGGAGGTGGGACGCCTGTTGGAAGCAGCCCTAGCCGAGCTAGAGAGCGCCCTTGCCTCCACCGAGGACGAGCTAGCTCGAGAGGCCAAGTCCAGGGTCGAAGCTGTCAGAAAGGAGCTTAAGGAGGCGGCCGAGAGGAACTGGAGTAATGGTATTGAGGCATTCCTAAGGGAGCTTGAGAACCTACTAAGGGGGTAGAGCCTTTTGGCCTCGGACTATGCTAAGGCCATACCCTACATCAGAGCAGTTCTCTCTATGCTGCCAGACCCCTCCCAGTACAGGGAGCTTATGGAGTCGGAAAGTCTTCAAGAGGCTCTCTCAACCGCGTCTGCACCCGCCTTCCCGGGCGTAAAGGAGGCTAGGAGCATAACTTCGCTAGAGCCCCTCATGTGGAGGGACTTCGCCTCAATAGTGGTCAAGGCAGTTAAGCTGTCGCCCGCCAAGGCGAGGTATGCAGTAGGCTTCAATGTTATGATCGAGGATGCGAAAGACGTCATATCAGTCCTCTATTCTATACGTGTCGGCAACGCCAGCCTAGAAGAGATTTCGAAACTGCCGACTTCAAGCGTTGAGGGGACAACCCTCAATAACATAGTCTCCACCGGTGAGGAGCTGGAAAGTGCGGAGGTGATAGTTAACAGTGCTCCCTCAACCCTCTTGAGAAGGCTCTACAGCAGGCTTGCAAACCTCCTCACAGAGCCGGACAAGAGGCTGATCCTATACACTCTAGGACCCCTGGCGGTCAGAATGGTAGAAACCGCTACCAGAAGCATTCCCAGGGAGGCTGATCTAGTCTGGAGAGTTTACTGTCCCAGGATAAAGTTCATGCTCGTTTCAGGTGTATTACAGGCTAAGTACTCGGGTGTGGACGCCAGAAGCCTAGACACTGTATACAGGGGTGTCAGCGCCTGCGGATTCAACTGGGATGTGGGTGTGAGGCAAATCTACGAGAGCGAGGATAGTATTCACGGGCTCGCGGTGTCGCTATCCCAGGTGGTTCCGGGTGTGAGGCTTGATGGCGAAGACGTTGGCTCAATGCTCGAATCCCTCAGACAGGCCACTAGAGCCGAGACTCAGAGGGCTGCTAGGGCGGCCTTGGCGGGCTATCCATTCCAGGCCGGCTTCATCGCTGGCGGGCTGGAAATAGTGCGGATAGCCTTCGAGGACCTGGCTTACGTGCTGGCTTCCATACATATGAAGCTCCAGAAGGAGAGGGTGCTAGCGAGGGTATCGGCGGCCCCCTAGTCCACTATCATTATACTTCAACAGGCTAACCTCGAACCAATCCTCCCTGAAGCTATCTTCTGTTTAAGGCTAAGCGCCTGTGAATGGAAGCGGTTTGAGCAAGTAATACTCAGTTTCAATCCTAACCCCAAAGCATCTTCTAATTAATCCTGAGGGTGTCTCTCAGCTGTGGCTAGAGAGCTAGAGAATTGCATGCATGTTTTGAGAGTAGTTTCCATCCTTGATGGAGAGAGGATGGAAACTATAGTAAACGCGGCTCCAGCATTCGGCATAGGAAGGGGAGATATAAACGATTGCTTAGGCCTGTTAGCCGCCTCGGGGCTTATCAGACTATGTAAGGGGAGGGTCAGGATTACCTGGAGCGGAAGGGAGAAGCTACAGCGCCTTCTAGAAGGCAAGCTGGCTCCAAAGGGAAACAGCAGTCGGAGCTCCACATAGACTTTACAGTAGCTATAGTCTCCTCCATATATCCCCGCGCTGGCAGAATAGTTGATGGGGATTGTGAGGGAATTGAACGAGGCTGCTAGGGCCCAGAGGATTAGGCGAAGGGTTTCTGAGCTCGTGAGATCGCTGATGAGTTATAAGAGCCTACACAAGCTTGACCTACCAGACCTGGAGAAGGTCAAGGAGGTTGAGAGGCTCCAGGCGGAGATAATAGAGGACCTTAGGGGCAGGATTGATGTTGAGAGGTGCGACGCACGCTGCGTCATTCTTAAGTCTGGAGAGCTCCTGGGGAGGGAGAAGCTCGACGGGTACTGTAGGAGAGCCCAGAGCCTTCTGGGCCTAGAACCCTCGGGATGCTCGCCCGAGGACCTCGCAGGCCTCATGGAAACCACCTCCATAGACCCGGATAAGACCGGAGGCGTCCTACTAGTAGTCCAAGGCCTCCTAAGAGGACTCTCGGAAGAGCTAAAGCGGCAGGGCTACAGCTGGAGTGGTATAAGCCACAGATGCCCTGTCTGCGGTCTCGAGAGCGAGACGATGGTTAGGAAGGGTGATGGCTACTATATGGTGTGCCACATGTGCTTCTTCACATGGCTTGTCTCGCGGGGGATACCAGTGTGTCCCCGATGCGGCTCCACAGTACCTCTTGAGGTCGGGATATTCACTGACAAATCGAGGAGGATCGGGCTAGGTTTCTGCAGCAGATGCGGCTATAGCTGGAGAATCCTCCTCGACCAATATATGAGTGTGCCAGACCATGCTGCACCACTGATAGCTCTGGGGGCTGAGAGGTTCAGGCCGGCCATGGAGAAGGCCCTCGAGAAGGGTCTGGAGGAGTGGGGTTGAGAGGTCCTACCCTGCATAAAGGTGACTAAGAGGGCCATAGCGATAGAAGTAGCGGAAGTAAAAGTCCGAGAGAAATAATACCTGAGGGAATCCTGAGGGAATCAGGAGAGTAATCTTAGACTGGCAACCCCCGTTCAGCTACTGCAGACTCGGCTAGGACGACCCCCTCTACGAGCTAATAATAAATAAGCCAAGGGAAACCGGGAGTCCTATGAGGAGGGATGAGAAAGTCCTCTAGGCTAAGGGCGCCTCAACTACTTTCACATAGACTTCCTCCTTAATGGTGTAGCCCCAATCAGGGTCTCCCACGAAACCCTCTATCGCCACTCTCACAAAGTCGCCGGGAGCACTGTCAGGAATCACTACCAAGAAGAAGGCAGCAGTGACAACGGTATATGGCGGAGCTACTACGGCGGGCTTCACATACGTCCTATCACCCTCCTTAACGGGGACTAAGACAACGTCTGGCAGTATAACTTCCTCCTCTTCAGGTAAGACGGGTGGCTCGAATAGTAGGTCCTCGCACATAACATTCCACCACACGTTGTCGCCTACCTCTACTAGGATGGCATACAGGGCTATTTCGTCGCTGGTGTTATTCACGATGGTGAGAACGAGTACGCCATCAAATATGTCAATGTAGCTGTTTTGAGGGTCTATTATATTTGTCTCCGTCTCCTGGAACTCTTCTCCCGAGGTCGTTGCGTTATAGGCTTCGCGTTGAGAGGTGTATTGGGATGGAGGCACAGAGGTAGGTTGAGCTTCAGTTACGGGCTCAATATCAATAGCATGGTGGCGTTCGTAAACTTGGCCCGACTCATTGTTCATGTTATATCTCTCGGCCATGCCTCCCAGCATCGTCGCCAGCGAGCCTAATGTAGCGTTGAACTCTGCTAAAAGGTCAAGGTCTAAAGCTCCGAGTAGCCCGAGGGCTACTAGGAAGAGGCCAGCCACTTTGAAGCCTTGTCCTATAGCGTATACTGCCCTCCTCACTAGTTATCACCTGTAGCCTGAGAGCCTGGCTAGGAGTGACCCTGCAAGGTAGAGGATGATCCCTGATGCGATGTAGGATATGTGAGTGCCTTCCTGGGAGGGGATTAGCTCGAGAAGCGGTGGTAAAACTGCAGACGCCATTTTATGGAGGAGCGAGTTTTTGATATCAGTGTCGCTCTGCACGGACTCTAGATTCTCGTCGCTAACCATAACTATCTTGCCTGTTATGTTGTCGCTAACGGCGAGTATTCCTCGGGAGGTCCTTATAACTGTGCGGTCTTCGCTGGCCGCCTCTATGGTGCCGTAGAGCGTGAACACGTCCCCCTTAGGGCTTTGGATCTCTATTACCGCTTCGCCGCTCTCCGGGTCCACTCTTATTGTCTTAACGGCATCCTCCGCCTTAACCGGACTCTGCAGCCCTGGGAGTACTACTTGATCCCCGCTAAGTAGAGGCTCTCCCTGAACGGAGGTGTAGAGGAGTGAGAGGATGTAGGCGGTTGCCGGTAGCGCCGCTACCAGAGCTATTGCTAGCGTTGCTCTACCCGCATTCCGCACTGTGGTCTCGATTAGGGCTTTTAGCAGCCTGAGAGGGCTCCCTCCCGGTTTGGAGAGTGGAGGTTCCGTGAGGGAGCTAGCTGTTGTTGACGCTAGGAGGGCTACTAGGAACCATAGGGAGTATACTAGGAAAGTGTACGCCACGGATTCCCATGCGGGCGAGGCGAAACCATAGTACTTGAGGTACGCGTAGGCGGCTAGGGCGGCTGCAGCGGGAACCACGAGCCTATACCCGAGACCCAAGACGGCTCTCACGACTGCGAAGCCATAGATTAGGGATGAGGCTGTAAGGGCGGCTGCAGACACGACTATGGACGCAACGTACTCTCTTCTACCAGTAGAGACCTCATTGGTTAAAGCTAAGTAGAAGGCCACCGCGACTACGGGAAATAATAACACGGTCACAGTAAAAGCTGTAGCTGGGGACCTCGGTGCCGTAGCCCCCAAGCTCGCAACCACCACAATTAGAAATTATTTATTCACTATCGTTGTTTTTAATGTTTAGACCGCAGCGACTCTAAGAGCCTCTACAGACCCCACGCTATGAGTGCGGGTGCCGCGCGCTCACTGGTAGAGGGACTAGGCTAGCCACAAGGCCCGGCGCTCGTTAGCTCGGCCGCCCCTCCACAGGATCTACGAGAATGAGTTGCATGTCAGTATCTCTAGGCTGGCTAGTGCGCCTGCTCCTAGCACGCTGCAGATTTACGAGGAAATAGTTGCAGTTGCAAGTAAAGATAGTAAGGCTGGGAAAAGGAAGAAGGAAGCAGGTGACCGGTCCCAGGTAAGCACGCAGTAGCTAAGCTGACACAGCGCCGCCCTTGTAAGGCGGAGGCCCCGGGTTTAAATCCCGGCGGCTCCACACCCTTGCCGCAACGTATCTCCCGCCTATCAACGGGGTTATCTTTGATTCCTATAGAGCTTGACTAGTCCCTCAGGCCATGGAGCGCTACATCTGCCATAATCCAGCCTTGTTAAGACGTCCCTAACGGGCGAAGCAAAATTATGCTAGAAGTAGTTTAGATACAGGTTGGGTGTAATATAGATTCTTTGTGAGTGGGTAGGGTTTAGAAGAATGAGTTTACTATCAGTGGCGCCGCTAGACCTATTACAGTAGTTATCAGGGCTGCAAGCACCAGCACGTACCTGCTTTCCTCCGATATCCTAGGGGGTTCTCCAGCCTCGTCTAGGGCGTCGCGCAGGAACCTAATGTAGTATACGGAGCTGACGCCGCTGTTTACGAGGGCCAGCAGAACCAGTATAGAGCTATAGCTTGTGGCGGGTAGGAACATGTAAAGTTTGCCCCAGAAGCCTACCAGCGGCGGAATCCCCAGGAGGCTAGCCAGTAGCACAGCGACACTCACAGCTGACACCCAGTCCCCTCTGAGTATACCCTTAACCCTCCCGCCTGTCTCGGCGGCCAGGCTAAAGAGGGGTGCCTTAGCTACAGCGTAGGCTACTGCCTGGAGCCCGATGCCTGCCAGCGCAATAGTGGGGTTGAGGCCCGCGCTCATGAGGTTGGCCACCGCCACCATACCGACTAGGAGGTAGCCCGTCTGGGCTATGCTACTATAGGCCAGCATCGCCCTTAAATCCCCTGTGTTGAGGGCTGAGACGTTACCCAGAGTCATTGTAGCCACTGCGGAAGCTGCTATAAGGAGGGCTAGGGCGTCGGCCTCGAAAGGCGTTAGCCCTCCTGAGAGAGTATAGACCAGCCTGACTAGTATGCCTAGGAAAGCAAGCTTCGCAACCCCTGCTACTATGGCTATGGCCCTGCCATCAGCCCTCCCGTAGACGTTTGGAACCCACCAGTGGAAGGGGAAGGCGCCCAGCTTGAACCCTATACTGGCCATTATGGCTACGACAGCGAGAGCCTCTAGTGCAAGTGGCGGGCGGAGTCCGGCGTAGAAAGCCGCTATCCACACTGCAATGAAGAGGGTTGCCAGTGTACCCACGTAGATGTATCTCACTGCGGCTGCTACGCTA from Aeropyrum pernix K1 encodes:
- a CDS encoding formate dehydrogenase accessory protein FdhE, which produces MMGIVRELNEAARAQRIRRRVSELVRSLMSYKSLHKLDLPDLEKVKEVERLQAEIIEDLRGRIDVERCDARCVILKSGELLGREKLDGYCRRAQSLLGLEPSGCSPEDLAGLMETTSIDPDKTGGVLLVVQGLLRGLSEELKRQGYSWSGISHRCPVCGLESETMVRKGDGYYMVCHMCFFTWLVSRGIPVCPRCGSTVPLEVGIFTDKSRRIGLGFCSRCGYSWRILLDQYMSVPDHAAPLIALGAERFRPAMEKALEKGLEEWG
- a CDS encoding 3-phosphoshikimate 1-carboxyvinyltransferase, producing the protein MDEGGVAVLNLVVKPSQIGGEIIAPSSKGHTIAALFASLLAGGRSKISEPLYSRDVDTAIYAVRRFGGLVQKGERDLIVDSPPRPWWPRVVNCRRSSTVLRHSIVTAALAPGISLVYGDSHTNSTPVSELAGALKKIGAEVVTTNGRPPVAVKGPLARGCCEGETVGASDGESLAALLLASPLLGFAIKRAGTHSWHHVAVALHVLRGFGAKISFDGGIYYPDKPYGPGAYAVPGDYVNAAPLLLAGAIAGRITVRRLDPEDPQGEKVFLNILAQAGAKLKAGESSVEVVGTGSLEGFEADVSETPSLAPVLAVLAAYAKGRSVIKGISHLRLKEGGNLKPLMSNLRRLKVKAKPRCGGDCLEVYGEGYVEGGTAKGYGDPRMTMAFAVAGLASRKGVRVTGASRYRDYYPGFVEDLRSVGAVIEAD
- the nuoN gene encoding NADH-quinone oxidoreductase subunit NuoN, whose amino-acid sequence is MVSPGLVGNAVMALIYGNLALAIIIPAVYVASPSLRRYIQALTAVAVLAFLLAAIATVYHVFAYGNLTMANNMIVHDKLSSVMLLGAALAAALAYIQAYYKAEEWPTHPGYYGLLPLTFFGTFFLMGSLSPLLILASWLVLSVATYIIAGLPGDRDSVAAAVRYIYVGTLATLFIAVWIAAFYAGLRPPLALEALAVVAIMASIGFKLGAFPFHWWVPNVYGRADGRAIAIVAGVAKLAFLGILVRLVYTLSGGLTPFEADALALLIAASAVATMTLGNVSALNTGDLRAMLAYSSIAQTGYLLVGMVAVANLMSAGLNPTIALAGIGLQAVAYAVAKAPLFSLAAETGGRVKGILRGDWVSAVSVAVLLASLLGIPPLVGFWGKLYMFLPATSYSSILVLLALVNSGVSSVYYIRFLRDALDEAGEPPRISEESRYVLVLAALITTVIGLAAPLIVNSFF
- a CDS encoding ABC transporter ATP-binding protein encodes the protein MFLGRELLVETVGLKKYFPVKSLFFTRAYVKAVDNVTIGIPRGKTLGLVGESGSGKTTFGRVILRLEEPTGGRIFFDGIDVMKLRGRGLKEFRRRAQIIFQDPYGSLNPRKTIFNLIAEPIKVHGIKVGDLQEYIVSLLYQVGLNETHLYRYPHEFSGGQRQRIAIARVLALKPEFIVLDEPTSALDVSVQAQILNLLKDLQRKYSLTYLFISHDLGVVRYMSDYIAVMYLGKIVEFGEAEEVFEKPLHPYTKVLLESIPVPDPEVAKRRSRIRIKGEPPSPINPPSGCRFRTRCPIAVDKCLEEPPLEEVERGHWVACWRPGEL
- a CDS encoding ABC transporter ATP-binding protein; this encodes MAPAECDPIIEVENLKVYFYTYAGIVKAIEDVSFRICRGETYCLVGETGCGKSVTSRALTRLIYPPGRIVEGKIYYYPEPGRRVDIMSLDEKELRRIRGEEIAYIFQDPSAALDPLYTIGYQVGETMLAHGRVRSLREGVRRAVGVLKTVLMPDPEKRVKSYPHELSGGMKQRGVIGISLSNRPKLLIADEPTTALDVTIQAQIMDLLTQLKREHGLTLLLITHNLGLVAEYCDRVAVMYAGNIVEEAPVDELFSNPLHPYTRALIRAVPNPLAKIENLEHIPGTVPNLITPPPGCRFHPRCPLAFDRCSREKPLLKEYSPGHKAACWALEKS